The Sulfurospirillum halorespirans DSM 13726 genome has a window encoding:
- a CDS encoding adenylosuccinate lyase: MHLSLSHDMLALTIQEDSKTFYYLQNIADKNFQKKIGRKEKMIIFKEQDELVQRRYFLKLIGKIYLRKTGNAEHAHIIENAIDKTIKISLLKSNQVLQKMSINLVIEDSYAVVFHLGSHNTLFASYLKSYFKDHLVRIRPKNGTITLYPNSDVTVHLLEKLLEQKELFGCFVEFSYAMEEFLAYKRSFVAKRAKRSRHNALFSLLEEYFGILGCRVEDSFEMIRKNYLTLVKKYHPDSCGLYDGDLHVKYVAKFQEIQNAYEMLKMHFRHVDAKIA; encoded by the coding sequence ATGCACCTTTCACTCTCTCATGATATGCTTGCGCTTACGATTCAAGAAGATTCAAAAACCTTTTACTATTTGCAAAATATTGCCGATAAAAATTTTCAAAAAAAGATCGGTCGCAAAGAGAAAATGATTATCTTCAAAGAACAAGACGAGTTGGTGCAACGTCGTTATTTTCTAAAACTGATTGGTAAAATCTATCTGCGTAAAACGGGCAATGCAGAACACGCTCATATCATCGAAAATGCCATCGATAAAACCATCAAAATCTCTCTTTTAAAATCAAATCAAGTGCTTCAAAAAATGAGTATTAACCTCGTGATTGAGGACAGTTATGCGGTTGTGTTTCATCTAGGTTCCCACAACACCCTTTTTGCTTCGTATCTCAAAAGTTATTTTAAAGACCATTTGGTCAGAATTCGCCCAAAAAATGGCACGATTACGCTTTATCCAAACTCTGATGTGACAGTACATCTTTTGGAAAAACTACTGGAGCAAAAAGAGCTCTTTGGTTGCTTTGTAGAGTTTTCCTATGCGATGGAAGAGTTTTTAGCCTATAAGAGAAGTTTTGTGGCAAAACGCGCCAAACGAAGTCGTCATAATGCCCTTTTCTCCTTGCTTGAAGAGTATTTTGGTATTCTAGGATGTCGGGTGGAAGACTCTTTTGAGATGATTCGAAAAAATTATCTAACCTTGGTTAAAAAGTACCATCCAGACAGTTGTGGGCTTTACGATGGGGATTTACATGTAAAGTATGTGGCGAAGTTTCAAGAGATTCAAAATGCCTATGAAATGCTCAAAATGCACTTCAGACATGTGGATGCTAAAATCGCTTAA
- a CDS encoding arginyltransferase, which produces MTTPFSRIIEFSTLETKCSYLDGCKTRMEYKYIDNATMELNQALIERGWRRFGHYYSRPQCQNCKACLSLRINIKNYQFSRSFKRAFKKAEGIRYVIQSPTISTEHLELYDKYHRHMEEKRGWQYYYLKPQSYHELYVSGAQNFGKEVLYFQDDKLIGVDLIDFLDDGISSIYFYYDPDYEKLSLGRLSIYEQIILAKEYDLDWIYLGYYVENCQSLKYKASYQPYQILQGNPDLNEDAIWV; this is translated from the coding sequence ATGACGACGCCCTTCTCACGTATTATCGAATTTTCCACATTAGAGACAAAATGCTCCTACCTTGATGGGTGCAAAACGCGCATGGAATACAAATACATTGATAATGCAACAATGGAGCTCAATCAAGCGTTGATAGAACGGGGTTGGAGACGTTTTGGGCATTATTATTCCAGGCCGCAATGCCAAAACTGTAAGGCTTGTTTGAGTCTTCGCATTAACATCAAAAACTATCAATTTTCACGCTCGTTCAAACGTGCTTTTAAAAAGGCTGAGGGGATTCGCTATGTGATTCAATCGCCTACCATTAGCACCGAACACTTAGAGCTTTACGACAAATATCATCGCCACATGGAAGAAAAACGTGGCTGGCAATACTACTACCTCAAACCGCAAAGTTACCATGAACTCTATGTGAGTGGTGCACAAAATTTTGGCAAAGAAGTGCTCTATTTTCAAGATGATAAACTCATCGGTGTCGATCTCATCGATTTTCTTGATGATGGCATCTCTTCGATCTATTTTTATTACGATCCCGATTATGAAAAACTCTCTTTAGGACGACTTTCCATTTACGAGCAGATCATTTTAGCCAAAGAGTATGACCTCGATTGGATCTATCTTGGCTACTACGTAGAGAATTGCCAAAGCCTCAAATACAAGGCTTCGTATCAGCCGTATCAGATACTCCAAGGCAATCCAGATTTGAATGAAGATGCCATTTGGGTCTAA
- a CDS encoding OprD family outer membrane porin yields the protein MRTAELKGFRVGLGFQGQSTPWADTDTKLDHMLPWDLGASGAILSEAYLSYTMNKTVVKVGRQYFDKPLMSSDNHDVIKQAIEGVTIVSNDIPDTTLYAAYAWRMSWMKDNGVNNDFANFGKFGLLYNVIPGAEGGDYAYVVGAINKSLPDTTLTLAYGEEDKSHSLFLAQADYMPKINDSVTLVTGLQFWNTELDERSVAWADSTVYSAKLGLNVGPVGAYVAYAKINDGRGAWGVGMTDDRPRLYTSTLTDAGQFEASTQYAVDVHAFVPQIATVLGVRYVNIDLDEKGAASSQVGIGKIDQTGFYAIHNFSGSLKGLYCMGFYEIANNSNDAYSRDEIRFRVGYEF from the coding sequence ATGAGGACGGCTGAATTAAAAGGATTTAGAGTAGGATTAGGTTTTCAAGGACAAAGTACTCCATGGGCTGATACTGATACGAAGCTGGACCATATGTTACCATGGGATTTAGGTGCATCAGGTGCTATTTTATCTGAAGCATACCTTTCTTACACTATGAATAAAACAGTCGTTAAAGTTGGTCGTCAGTACTTTGATAAGCCACTTATGAGCAGCGATAATCATGACGTAATAAAACAAGCAATTGAAGGTGTTACAATTGTTAGCAATGACATTCCTGATACAACACTTTATGCAGCGTATGCATGGAGAATGTCTTGGATGAAGGATAATGGGGTTAATAATGATTTTGCAAATTTTGGCAAGTTTGGCCTTTTGTATAATGTTATTCCTGGTGCTGAAGGTGGCGACTATGCTTATGTGGTGGGTGCGATCAATAAATCACTTCCAGATACAACATTGACATTGGCTTATGGTGAGGAAGATAAATCTCATTCTCTTTTTTTAGCACAAGCTGATTATATGCCAAAGATTAATGATAGCGTAACGTTAGTCACAGGTCTTCAGTTCTGGAATACAGAATTAGATGAAAGAAGTGTGGCTTGGGCAGATTCAACGGTTTACTCAGCCAAACTTGGTCTTAATGTTGGACCTGTTGGGGCTTATGTAGCGTATGCTAAGATTAATGATGGACGTGGCGCTTGGGGCGTTGGTATGACAGATGATCGCCCAAGACTGTATACTTCAACACTTACAGATGCTGGACAATTTGAAGCGTCAACTCAGTATGCTGTTGATGTACATGCATTTGTTCCTCAAATCGCAACCGTTCTTGGCGTGCGTTATGTCAATATTGATTTAGATGAAAAAGGTGCAGCATCATCACAGGTTGGTATTGGAAAGATTGATCAAACAGGTTTCTATGCTATACACAACTTCAGCGGTTCACTCAAAGGTCTCTACTGTATGGGCTTTTATGAAATTGCAAATAATAGTAATGATGCATATAGCAGAGATGAAATCCGTTTTAGAGTTGGTTACGAATTTTAA
- a CDS encoding methyl-accepting chemotaxis protein: protein MKLQQKITLSIVLGLVTGFVVFLVINHSMMKETTSSEIYEKLKDKSFGLTQNIQNWFESKQQIASALADVAQKIEDRSPENLRSYLNLVNKSAKIDASMVYYKGMPLRHTDPNWAPSPEQEEANMPYQMMLSKKFKEQAISPIIKSPIDKVTDLLVIVSPFNGDSEVTLVVEIKDINEKVRESKFEGGYAALIGADHKIIVDPNVKMQGKSLSENAPELKWLEEEIFSKKSGLADYKMAGKEWIAVFDTVEATGWKVVVTVDKEIAFSNLNAQTQKLLFISFGFFLLGLIGIYALLKWQFKPLHALQTMVKDLSSGEGDLTQRLKVQSKDELADIATSVNLFIEKIQILLTNSKESSSENASIAHELSTTSLSVGKRSEEESLIVSASVTEGRNVLQEVQNAVSIIKHNSEQLDLANVNFKTIQKEMDTVNSILQVGSKKEIELAKKLQVTSENTEEIK from the coding sequence ATGAAATTGCAACAGAAGATTACACTTTCTATTGTGTTAGGATTGGTCACTGGATTTGTTGTTTTTTTAGTCATTAACCATTCGATGATGAAAGAAACGACAAGTTCAGAAATTTATGAAAAGCTTAAAGATAAGTCATTTGGGTTGACTCAAAACATACAAAATTGGTTTGAATCAAAGCAACAAATCGCAAGTGCGTTAGCAGATGTTGCGCAAAAGATTGAAGATAGATCCCCTGAAAATTTACGAAGCTATTTGAATCTTGTCAATAAATCTGCGAAGATAGATGCTTCTATGGTTTACTATAAAGGTATGCCACTTCGTCATACCGATCCTAACTGGGCACCTTCTCCTGAGCAAGAAGAAGCCAATATGCCATATCAAATGATGCTCTCCAAAAAATTTAAAGAACAAGCGATCAGTCCTATTATTAAAAGTCCTATCGATAAAGTGACTGATTTGTTGGTTATTGTCTCTCCTTTTAATGGTGACAGTGAAGTGACCTTGGTTGTTGAGATTAAAGATATTAATGAAAAAGTACGTGAGAGTAAGTTTGAAGGTGGTTATGCTGCGTTGATAGGGGCTGATCACAAAATTATTGTTGATCCAAATGTAAAGATGCAAGGGAAGTCACTTTCTGAAAATGCTCCTGAATTAAAGTGGCTGGAAGAGGAAATTTTTTCTAAAAAATCAGGTTTAGCTGACTATAAAATGGCGGGGAAAGAATGGATAGCAGTATTTGATACCGTTGAAGCTACCGGCTGGAAAGTTGTCGTGACCGTAGACAAAGAAATTGCTTTTTCTAATCTAAATGCGCAAACTCAAAAATTACTCTTTATTAGTTTTGGCTTTTTCTTGTTAGGTTTGATTGGAATTTATGCTCTTTTAAAATGGCAGTTTAAACCACTGCACGCATTGCAGACGATGGTGAAAGATTTGTCATCAGGAGAAGGGGATCTCACTCAGCGTTTGAAAGTGCAAAGCAAGGATGAGTTAGCGGATATTGCTACTTCAGTAAACCTTTTTATTGAAAAGATTCAAATTTTACTTACCAACTCAAAAGAAAGTAGCAGTGAAAATGCATCGATTGCGCATGAACTTTCTACCACCTCTTTATCGGTAGGGAAACGCTCAGAAGAAGAGAGTTTAATCGTTTCCGCTTCCGTTACAGAGGGGCGCAATGTTTTGCAAGAAGTACAAAACGCTGTGAGTATTATCAAACATAACAGTGAACAATTAGATTTGGCAAATGTAAATTTTAAAACTATTCAAAAAGAGATGGATACAGTCAATTCAATACTACAAGTGGGTTCGAAAAAAGAAATAGAATTAGCAAAAAAACTTCAAGTTACTTCTGAGAATACAGAAGAAATAAAATAG
- a CDS encoding transposase family protein produces the protein MPSATPKKRQWRCYSGKKKRHTAKGQIVIDVNCRIICTAISTRTMHDFKLFKTSRLPIKKETKVSVDTGYLGITSLHPNTDIPKKKSKLHPLSMEDKIINKAKASLRIVVEHINAKIKTFKMLGEKYRNRRKRFGLRFNLICALINFDRGFRII, from the coding sequence ATGCCCAGTGCAACGCCCAAAAAAAGACAATGGCGTTGCTACAGTGGGAAGAAAAAGCGTCATACTGCCAAAGGACAAATTGTGATTGATGTGAATTGTCGTATCATTTGTACCGCAATCAGTACACGCACAATGCATGATTTCAAACTCTTTAAAACATCTCGGTTACCTATCAAAAAAGAGACAAAAGTATCTGTAGACACGGGTTATCTTGGTATAACATCTTTGCATCCTAATACGGATATTCCAAAGAAAAAAAGCAAGCTACATCCACTTAGTATGGAGGATAAAATTATCAATAAAGCAAAAGCATCCCTACGCATTGTCGTTGAACATATTAATGCAAAAATAAAGACTTTTAAAATGCTTGGAGAAAAGTATCGTAACCGCAGAAAACGATTTGGATTACGCTTTAATTTGATCTGTGCTTTGATTAATTTTGATCGTGGTTTTAGGATTATTTGA
- a CDS encoding transposase family protein — MKTYERLKQIRPAEFKRLVGVKKETFEVMLEVYSEYHEKKKQQGGRPNRLLPETQLLLMLEYYREYRSLAHMAFDYEISEPTASRIIKEVETVLIHSGKFSLPGKKALHQEGGIELEYIVIDATECPVQRPKKDNGVATVGRKSVILPKDKL; from the coding sequence ATGAAAACATATGAACGATTAAAACAGATAAGACCAGCGGAATTTAAACGGTTGGTAGGTGTAAAAAAAGAGACTTTTGAGGTGATGCTAGAAGTCTATAGTGAGTATCATGAGAAGAAGAAACAACAAGGTGGAAGACCAAATCGTCTTTTGCCAGAAACGCAACTTTTGTTGATGTTGGAATACTATAGAGAATATCGTAGTTTGGCACATATGGCATTTGATTATGAGATTAGTGAACCAACAGCATCAAGGATTATAAAAGAGGTAGAAACGGTACTGATACATTCAGGGAAGTTTTCATTACCTGGTAAAAAAGCATTGCATCAAGAGGGAGGAATTGAACTTGAATATATTGTCATTGATGCGACTGAATGCCCAGTGCAACGCCCAAAAAAAGACAATGGCGTTGCTACAGTGGGAAGAAAAAGCGTCATACTGCCAAAGGACAAATTGTGA
- a CDS encoding HD-GYP domain-containing protein: protein MSDMSSFLCQDCIVDFKQDVMNMLIHTIELKDIYTSGHSEQVARYCCSIGNALNLGLKDTILLYQSAFMHDIGKILIDPKILQKNDYLTKEEYESVKKHSTFGAQMLQNINLFQEHAQIVKHHHERWDGTGYPDGLTNKKIPFFSRIIAIVDAFDAMTSMRNYKNKCTFDEALNELDRCSGTQFDPELVSISVKVLSAFINNNAFNKKIC, encoded by the coding sequence ATGTCAGATATGTCTTCATTTTTGTGTCAAGACTGTATTGTTGATTTTAAGCAAGATGTGATGAATATGCTAATTCACACCATAGAACTAAAAGATATCTATACATCAGGCCATTCAGAGCAAGTGGCTCGTTATTGTTGTTCAATTGGTAATGCTCTTAACTTAGGGTTAAAGGATACAATTCTTTTATACCAATCTGCTTTTATGCATGACATAGGAAAAATTCTTATTGATCCTAAAATTTTGCAAAAAAATGATTATTTGACGAAAGAAGAATATGAGAGTGTTAAAAAACATTCTACTTTTGGAGCTCAAATGCTTCAAAATATCAATTTATTTCAAGAGCATGCTCAAATCGTTAAACATCATCATGAAAGATGGGATGGAACAGGCTATCCAGATGGTCTTACAAATAAAAAGATACCATTTTTTTCCAGAATCATTGCGATAGTTGATGCTTTTGATGCTATGACATCTATGCGAAATTATAAAAATAAATGCACATTTGATGAAGCTCTTAATGAGTTGGATCGTTGCAGTGGAACGCAGTTTGATCCGGAACTTGTTTCAATTTCCGTGAAAGTCCTCAGTGCATTTATTAACAACAACGCATTCAATAAAAAAATATGTTAA
- a CDS encoding ATP-binding protein, with protein sequence MKLEKKIILSIMGGMLLGFTAFLSINYSMMYETTSTEIYDKLKGKSADLTRDIEEWLGDKQRTALALARRAQNLQDRSPANVRNYLYLVNQSANIDASMVYYKGQTLIHTEPDWALTPQEEEANMPYQTMLANGFNPTISKVFKSPINKIDNMVAAIAPFNGDSVATLVVEIKDVEEKVSSSNLDGGFAALIDVDRRLLVDPNPNFIGKKISEFNPELGWMEEKIFALKSGYIEYLVKGKVYLAFFDTIESTGWKVVLTLKKETAFANLTVQTKKLILISVIFFILGAIFIVIINILHEYWRREIELKRDEYEFILAHRSRISEIGELISGINHQLHQPLNSLSLLSSSMLSKSKNKTLTSEVLEENLIMSQKAIALMSTTIGMFRNFYRFDGNATTFCLKQCIDGVLQVLYIDFSRHNISVEIDCDRCDMLNITSVDNFIQQVLLVLLQNAKEALLMTNDRIDNKIQIHVSLDGELVNVDIADWGEGISKAIEEKLFDNIKSSKKTLGSGIGLYFARKLAREKLKGDLVLVQSSMPTIFRFSFKNYLSPKEQNDASANA encoded by the coding sequence ATGAAGTTGGAAAAAAAGATTATCCTTTCTATTATGGGAGGTATGCTCTTAGGATTTACGGCATTTCTTAGTATCAACTATTCTATGATGTATGAAACAACCAGTACAGAAATCTATGATAAACTTAAAGGTAAATCTGCTGATTTAACACGAGATATTGAAGAATGGTTGGGAGATAAGCAGCGAACAGCTCTTGCTTTGGCTCGGCGTGCACAGAATCTTCAAGATAGATCACCTGCTAATGTACGAAACTATCTCTACCTCGTCAATCAATCTGCCAATATTGATGCTTCTATGGTTTACTACAAAGGTCAAACCCTCATTCATACAGAACCTGACTGGGCACTTACTCCACAAGAGGAAGAAGCCAATATGCCTTATCAAACGATGTTGGCTAATGGTTTTAATCCTACAATCAGTAAAGTTTTTAAAAGCCCTATTAATAAAATTGATAATATGGTTGCGGCGATTGCTCCTTTTAATGGAGATAGTGTGGCAACGTTGGTTGTTGAGATTAAAGATGTGGAAGAAAAAGTTTCTTCGAGTAACTTGGATGGAGGTTTTGCAGCACTTATCGATGTAGACCGAAGACTTCTTGTTGATCCAAATCCTAATTTTATCGGTAAGAAAATTTCTGAATTTAATCCAGAACTTGGCTGGATGGAAGAAAAAATATTTGCACTAAAGTCAGGATATATTGAATACCTTGTAAAGGGGAAAGTTTATTTGGCTTTTTTTGATACGATTGAATCTACAGGATGGAAAGTGGTACTCACGTTAAAAAAAGAAACTGCTTTTGCAAATTTGACGGTGCAAACAAAGAAGTTGATCTTGATTAGTGTAATCTTTTTTATTCTAGGTGCTATATTTATTGTTATCATTAATATTTTACATGAATATTGGAGACGCGAAATTGAGCTGAAACGAGATGAATATGAGTTTATTTTAGCACATCGTTCTCGCATCAGTGAGATAGGTGAACTCATCTCTGGGATTAATCATCAATTGCATCAACCTTTGAATTCTTTAAGTCTTTTATCCTCTTCAATGCTTTCCAAATCAAAAAATAAAACACTGACTTCTGAAGTTTTAGAAGAGAACCTTATCATGTCTCAAAAAGCTATTGCGCTTATGTCTACGACTATTGGGATGTTTCGAAACTTTTATAGGTTTGATGGAAATGCCACTACTTTTTGCTTAAAACAGTGTATAGACGGGGTTTTACAAGTTCTTTATATTGATTTTTCTCGTCACAATATCAGTGTTGAGATTGACTGTGATAGATGTGACATGTTAAACATTACTTCTGTAGATAACTTCATTCAACAAGTATTACTGGTTCTGCTTCAAAATGCAAAAGAAGCATTACTGATGACGAATGACAGAATAGATAATAAAATACAAATCCATGTTTCTCTTGATGGTGAATTAGTCAACGTTGATATTGCAGATTGGGGAGAGGGAATTAGTAAAGCGATTGAAGAAAAACTTTTTGACAATATTAAAAGTTCTAAAAAAACTTTAGGCAGTGGTATTGGGCTTTATTTTGCAAGAAAATTAGCCAGAGAAAAACTCAAAGGTGATCTTGTATTGGTGCAATCTTCAATGCCAACAATATTTAGATTTTCTTTTAAAAATTATTTATCTCCAAAGGAGCAAAACGATGCATCTGCAAACGCTTAA
- a CDS encoding response regulator transcription factor has protein sequence MHLQTLNLLNDICVLIVEDDEIARTTIKQDIKPYCKACYEAADGLSGLQSFKEHHIDVIITDIHMPGINGLDMIKEILKLKSEQLFIVMTSYDNDKNLIESMKEGACSFLRKPLDIEELQTALIMSLGRIKYTTKILSESVYIDYQKEIIYIDNQPVFLSHTSNKIFWLLSYNIGRLVSYNMIEDYIYDGESVNKNILHNAILRIKKQLHSIDIENIPSEGYILKVKTL, from the coding sequence ATGCATCTGCAAACGCTTAATTTACTTAATGATATCTGTGTACTTATAGTCGAAGATGATGAGATTGCAAGAACGACGATTAAACAAGATATTAAGCCCTATTGCAAAGCTTGCTATGAAGCGGCAGATGGACTAAGTGGATTGCAAAGTTTTAAAGAACATCATATTGATGTTATTATCACGGATATTCATATGCCTGGTATTAATGGACTGGATATGATTAAAGAGATATTAAAACTCAAATCCGAACAATTGTTTATCGTTATGACTTCTTATGATAATGATAAAAACTTGATTGAGAGTATGAAAGAGGGAGCGTGTAGTTTTTTGCGTAAGCCTTTAGATATAGAAGAGTTACAAACAGCTCTTATAATGAGTTTAGGAAGAATCAAATATACGACAAAAATTCTTAGTGAAAGTGTTTATATTGATTACCAAAAAGAGATTATATATATAGATAATCAACCTGTTTTTCTCTCACATACAAGCAATAAAATATTTTGGTTATTGTCTTACAATATAGGTCGTTTGGTTTCTTATAATATGATAGAAGATTACATTTACGATGGCGAATCTGTTAATAAAAATATCTTACACAATGCTATCCTGAGAATTAAAAAACAACTTCACTCTATTGATATTGAAAACATCCCAAGTGAAGGATATATTTTAAAAGTTAAAACATTGTAA
- a CDS encoding cytochrome c3 family protein, which translates to MKRVFPILGIFLFSIVLLCISVQAVDNAMSPTTTAKEATPVIEVSKELRDQYPIKSHHAKLSIDCIHCHDDQGRVPAKFEYIGDKGCLSCHGSKEKMAKRTGFMDMFHTNPHNSYHDGPTLSCDECHKEHEPSQNRCMECHEKEVPNWMKKVMP; encoded by the coding sequence GTGAAAAGAGTTTTTCCAATACTTGGCATCTTTCTTTTTTCCATTGTGTTACTGTGTATCTCTGTACAGGCTGTTGACAATGCTATGTCACCTACTACTACAGCCAAAGAGGCTACACCTGTGATAGAAGTAAGCAAGGAATTAAGAGACCAATACCCAATCAAATCGCACCATGCGAAGTTATCCATAGATTGTATTCACTGTCATGATGACCAAGGACGTGTTCCTGCTAAATTTGAATACATTGGGGATAAAGGGTGTCTTAGCTGTCATGGAAGTAAAGAAAAAATGGCCAAACGAACAGGATTTATGGATATGTTCCATACCAATCCTCATAATTCCTATCATGATGGCCCAACATTATCATGTGATGAGTGTCATAAAGAACATGAACCTTCACAAAATAGATGTATGGAGTGTCACGAAAAAGAGGTTCCTAATTGGATGAAGAAGGTAATGCCATGA
- a CDS encoding cytochrome c3 family protein — MDEEGNAMIKNIFTSIKKKIPLLLVVGIVVGFIVSYTSYEAISRTGTPQFCVVCHEMAPMRASYDNDVHGGNGKTGIRVNCVDCHLPHNNLVNYVFTKAKNGMSEVGTHFFGNPDAIDWQQKREERAKFVYDDGCIKCHSNYATNEKISPKARQMHEHYNGLLGTNKELGCASCHAEIGHNGLNNMLNIYKPEHALYEKGSAKEKIKINEKLYGKGSSN, encoded by the coding sequence TTGGATGAAGAAGGTAATGCCATGATAAAAAATATTTTTACGTCTATTAAAAAGAAAATTCCACTTCTTTTAGTTGTAGGAATTGTTGTAGGCTTTATCGTTTCTTATACATCCTATGAAGCAATATCAAGAACAGGAACGCCTCAGTTTTGTGTTGTTTGTCATGAAATGGCGCCGATGAGAGCATCATATGATAACGATGTTCATGGTGGCAACGGTAAAACAGGCATAAGAGTCAATTGTGTTGATTGCCATCTTCCTCATAATAATCTTGTCAATTATGTTTTTACAAAAGCAAAAAATGGAATGTCTGAAGTAGGTACTCATTTTTTTGGAAATCCAGATGCTATAGACTGGCAACAAAAGAGAGAAGAGCGAGCTAAATTTGTTTATGATGATGGATGTATTAAGTGTCATAGCAATTATGCAACAAATGAAAAAATAAGTCCAAAAGCTCGACAAATGCATGAGCATTATAATGGACTTCTTGGTACAAATAAAGAATTGGGTTGTGCAAGTTGTCATGCAGAGATAGGACATAACGGACTTAATAATATGTTAAATATTTATAAGCCAGAACACGCTCTTTATGAAAAAGGCTCTGCAAAAGAAAAAATTAAAATAAATGAAAAATTATACGGAAAAGGAAGTTCTAATTAA